AATAATGTAGACAAGGACCAATGGGTAAAAGCCATGGACCTTGAAATGAAGTCTATGTACTTCACTTCAATGTGGGAGCTTGTAGATCTACCTGAAGAGGTGAAATCTATAGGGTGCAAATGGATCtataagagaaagagagatttaGTTGGGAAGGTACAAACCTTCAAAGCTAGACTTGTAGGAAAAGGGTATACCCAAAGGGAAGGGGTTGACTATGAAGAAACGTTTTCCCTTATTGCTATGTTAAAGTCTATAAGGATTCACTTGACCACATCCACTTTTTATGAgtatgaaatatgaaaaatggatGGTCAAGACTGCTTTTGTGAATGACAATCTTGAACAGAGTATCTTTATGTCTCAACCTTGGGGGTTCATAACTCAAGGTCGAGAACAAAAAGTTTGCAAGCTTAATCTATCCATTTATGGGTCTAAACAAGCATCCAGATCTTGTAACATTAGGTTTGATACTGCAATCAAATCTTACGGTTTTGACCAAAACGTTGATAAACCTTGTGtatacaagaaaatcaacaaaggTAAAGTAGCTTTCTTAGTACTTTATATGGACGATATCCTTCTCATTGGAAATGATGTAAGATACTTAACTGATGTTAGAACATAGCTTGCAGCCCAATTCCAAATGAAAGATTTGGGAGAGGCACAATATGTTCTTGGGATCCAAATTATAAGGGATAGTAAGAACAAGACGCTAGCACTGTCTTAAGCAACCCATGTAGACAAAACGTTGGTTCAATATTCGATGGAGAGCTCTAAGAaggatttattttctttcaggCACGGGGTTCACTTGTCTAAGAAACAgtgtcctaagacacctcaagaagttgaggatatgagacGTATTCACTTTGCCCCAGCTGTGAGCAGCTTAATGTATGTTATGCTCTACACTAGGCCAAACATTTGTTATGCAGTGGGAATAGTTAGTAGATATTAGCCCAACCCAGGGTTAGACCACTAGACGACgattaaaattattctcaaGTATCTTAGGAGAATGAGAGACTATATACTTGTGTATGGAACTAAGGATTTAATCCTTGCAGGGTACACTGACTCTAATTTCCAAACCGATAAGGATTCTAGGAAATCCACGTCGAGATCAGTGTTTACCCTAAACGGGGAAGCAATGGTATGACATAGCATCAAGCAATGATGCATTGCAGACTCTACTATAAAGGTTGAGTACATCGCTGCTTGTGAAGAAGTAAAAAGAAGCAGTTTGGCTCAGGAAGTTCCTTCATGATTTGGAAGTTGTTTCAAACATGAACATGTCCATCACTTTATATTGTGATAACAGTGAGACAGTAGCCAATTCTAAAGAACCTCGCAGCCACAAACGAGAAGAACACATAGAGAGGAAGTATCATCTGATACGGAAGATTGTGCAACGAGGGGATGTGATTGTCACAAGATTGCTTCGAAGCACAACATTGCTAATCCATTTACGAGGACTCTCATGGCTAAAATGTTCGAGAGTCATCTAGAAAGTCTAGGTCTACAAGATATCTACATTAGGTAATCTAGGGTAAGTGGGAGATGTGATGGTTATGAGGATgccctagtttattgtatttgtatatatacgCTTTGTGTAattctctatatttttaagCATGCTTAGCcataagaaaattagtttatgtattattttgcTACTACATTTGGTATTTTTAGttatcaattaaattgaatttacgGTTCTGCAAAAATCTTCTCGAACAAagggcttttatccctttagAGATTTGCAATTtagtgtatttttaaaatttaagatttttacTAATCACACCTAATTCCAGGTATTTGTTGGGACGatatttcagtttttttgataatttaaactttttaattagaaatataatttcaCCATTTAAAAAGGGTTAGGCTTattgatagtttttaaaatttattatttgtcttATTACCTCATGTATCTTTTGTCGATAAAGCTCGTTAACTCATTGGGCTAAGTACACATGTATTCACTCCTCCAACTCTAACTCTAAGACTAAAAACACTAAGGGTGTGTTTGGAGTGGGGATTTAGGGGTTTTAGGAAAAGGATTATGGCCCAAACAAGGTTTCCACTTTTGAGGATTAGGATTAAATAACCCTACAAACTACCCTACTTCACATTTTCATAACGCTACAAATTTCCCTAATTCACCTTTTTAAAACCCTACAAATTTTCCTACTTCATCTTATCATAATATAACTACACTCATAACCCCCAAACACATGTTATAATAATACCACATTTATAACCCTTTTCTCAAATGCATATTACCATAATACTACAACAATAATCTTTTcctcaaacacatattatcataacactactaTTCGTATTTCTTcctccaaacacatattacCTAACACTACCAATAATAACCCTAAtcccaaacacatattatcataacactagaattatcataatcattttcttccataaCGCATTACTTTCTCCAAACGGACCCTAAGATTTACAATCGATGATTCTTAATAAtcttattaataattaaattctaacaTTACCAATTAGTTAAAGCAAAAgctttaaatataaaatgaatagTAAGTTTTATTAATACAACCAATGCAAAAAAGTGAGGATTAGAgactttaaaaatgttgaaaatgtgAGAAAAGTATAGTTTAGTGAATAAGATaatagataaaaagaaatggggtGGAtggattgaattaaaaatgaaagaagaagaagaaaaggttgGGGGCAAAATTGAGAGTTAGAAAAAGTAGAAGgtcaaatatgaaaagaaaaaagggaaaaaggaaaaaagaggaTTAATCGAAAGCATGATTTCACTTATGTATTTGTCTTCACGATTGACCCATTGGCTTCATCGTCCCCCTGAAAGCAGGGGGCTCAGATCAACAGCCTctgaagaacaaagaaaaagccGTCATGGACTTCCACCGGAATCCTTCCATCAACAACCGCCATTCCTCTTCCccttcctcctcctccgccTCCTCCACCACCGCCCTTCATAATCCCACTGCCACCGCTTCTGCTGACACCGACCCTATGCACTCCTGGTGGGAGTCCGTTTCCAAAGCCCGTTCTCGCATCCACGCTCTTTCCTCTATCCTTCCCCCTCATTCCGACTCTTTTTTCCTCTCCTCCGTCGCCGATTCCGACCGCCCtgctctctctcttttgtctTCTCATGATGCTTACTCCGTCATCTCCTCTGCCCTCTCCTCCTCCCTCTCTGGATCTGGTTCTGACCCACTTTGCCACTGGCTTTACGACACTTTTCTCTCTTCCGATCCCCATCTTCGCCTTgttgttctttctttccttcctcttctttccTCCTTGTATCTTTCTCGTGTCCATTCTACTTCCTCCGATTCCCCTTCTCTCCCTTCTCTCGCCGGCTTTGAGGCTGTGCTTCTTGCGCTCTATTCCTCAGAGGTCAAGTCTCGGGCAGGAAAACCTGTTGTTGTCTCCATTCCTGATCTTTCGCAGCCTTCTCTCTACCATTCTCCTATGAATAAGCCTAATTCTGGTGCTCAAGCTCAAGTCAGGCCGTCTGTTGGGGTTCTTTCCCCTTCGCTAGAACCCCAGAACGCGGTGAAGTCGACCAAAAGAGCTTGCATTGTTGGTGTTGCTCTTGATTGCTATTACAAACAGATCTCGCAGATGCCGAGCTGGTCAAAGCTTGAATTCTGCCGATCTGCTGCGTCGTGGGCTGGGCAAGATTGTTGCTGCACGAGAGAGTTCGATAAAGAGGATGGTTTTGATGTTGGTGGGTTTTCGGAGAAAAGGGCATTAGAGTATACGGATGAGATAGAAGATGCTTCGGAAGAAATGGGTAGACTacaaattgagaaatgtgGGAACAATTCCAATGATTCAGAACCTAAGGGGTCGAGAATTCCTCTACCGTGGGAGCTTTTGCAGCCAGTTCTTAGAATTTTAGGACATTGTTTACTGGCTCCTTTGAATTCGCAAGATGTTAAGGATGAAGCTTCCGTTGCTGTCAGGTGTTTATATGCGAGGGCATCTCATGATTTGGTACCGCAAGTAATATTGGCAACTCGTAGTCTTATTCAACTTGACAACAGAACTCGTGCAGCTGCAAAGGctgcagcagcagcagcaaattcttcttctaatgcCAATACACCCAGCAAAGATAAGAAACCAGAAATCCTATTGGTCTCGAAATGAACGATCTCAATGTCATTTGGTTTGCAGGTAACAGATGTTGTATAGTGAATCTGAAGCGGTGGACATTACTTTTGTTTAGGATAATACTGAATGGATGTCTGTATTCTTAAATGATGGTTAAATCTCTTACTAAGTCACAAGCCTTTTCAGTTGTACTTTTATAGGATTTTATAGTACTTGTGTTTTGTGGCTGAGTAGACCTCTTTGGTTAGAATTTCATGTGCTTGCTTATACATGGagggtaattttttttttctttttctacttttgattttttgttacaGTTGGTGTGTATCGTCAAGGCTATAAATAACTCTCAAGTTTTATACTTATCGTCTGCTTCATTTTGATAGTGATTTTTCAGATTTATGTCATATACAATTCATTTGTGTTCTGTCTATTTAATTCATACCAATGGTTAGTAAGTTGGGCAGCTTGAGTTGAATTTCGTTTATTGACTTCAgtttggaaaatttgattgtatgttaaaagaaaatctccTTTATTGGCAATGGTTGAACATGTTTATGACCCTACtgattattttgttgtgttcCTTAAACATTATCCTTTGATTTGGTGGTCAATTTTGAAACTCAATGTTCTAAGGGACATGGGATGCTAAGCAGTATAATTGTCGGTGTAGGTCTTATGTTTTCCCAGAGCTTTTTTCTTGCCATTTATTGTCTGGTGACTTCCCTTTTATGTGATGTTTCTAATAGTTGCAACGTTGCCTTCTCAGatggataattattattagtagtTGAGCTCCCATTGTAAATCTTTTGGTTATCTCCTCTCCATTCTCTTTcccaatttttgtttctcttaaACCATATTCTCCTCTCAAACTGGAATCTACTCTTGACTCACTGTATTTTCTACTTTAATGATTCAAACCTCCATCTATCTAAGAGCAAATCCATTCTTTCGTCTTTAGATAGAACTTTGGCTTTGTCTATTTATTAGCCTCCTGTTTCTTCTCATCTTTACTCTCTACCCCTGACCACTCGGCTTCTCTTTCTAAGAATGCACTGAGGTTTATCTGGTCATTTGCCTCctgtttttctatttctttttcttaaatcattGCACCCTTCTTGATAATGTTGAGGTAGGGATGATGATACGTTTGAACTTCAGTCAGATCATGGTAGGTTTCTTGTTGAGATGTAGGTTGTGGGTGATAGGAATATTGGCACAGAAAAACACTGGCATAACTTTTACATGATAGATTGTTTGCAAACGATTGTAGGATTTGGGAATTTGAAGATGTTTCTCTGGTGCCGAAACATTCTACATTACTGAGGGAAAAAAACCCCATCTCTAGCAGGCAGGGTTTAGCATTTCAGTGCCCTAAATCTAAGACGGAGCTC
This is a stretch of genomic DNA from Cucumis sativus cultivar 9930 chromosome 4, Cucumber_9930_V3, whole genome shotgun sequence. It encodes these proteins:
- the LOC101215901 gene encoding uncharacterized protein LOC101215901 — protein: MDFHRNPSINNRHSSSPSSSSASSTTALHNPTATASADTDPMHSWWESVSKARSRIHALSSILPPHSDSFFLSSVADSDRPALSLLSSHDAYSVISSALSSSLSGSGSDPLCHWLYDTFLSSDPHLRLVVLSFLPLLSSLYLSRVHSTSSDSPSLPSLAGFEAVLLALYSSEVKSRAGKPVVVSIPDLSQPSLYHSPMNKPNSGAQAQVRPSVGVLSPSLEPQNAVKSTKRACIVGVALDCYYKQISQMPSWSKLEFCRSAASWAGQDCCCTREFDKEDGFDVGGFSEKRALEYTDEIEDASEEMGRLQIEKCGNNSNDSEPKGSRIPLPWELLQPVLRILGHCLLAPLNSQDVKDEASVAVRCLYARASHDLVPQVILATRSLIQLDNRTRAAAKAAAAAANSSSNANTPSKDKKPEILLVSK